The genomic stretch CCCAGCGCCTGGAAAAGGCAGGCATTGGAGAGGAATTCATCCTCAAAGGGCCCCTAGGCAGCTTCACAGCAAAGCCTGAGATGAAAAAGATCTGCTTCCTCGCAGGAGGGATCGGCTATACACCATTCAAATCAATAATCTTCTCAGAGGCAAAGCAGAAAAGCCAAAGGCAGCTTTGCCTGATCTACAGCGCAAGAACCCATAAAGAAATCTGCGACAAAGCAGCATTCGAGCATCTTGCAAAATCATATAATCGCTTCAAGTTCGTGAAATGCGTAACCCGGGAGCCGGAGTTCCATGAGCCTGCGACCTACAACAAGAGAATCGACAAGGAAATCATCAAAACAGAGCTGCCTGAGTACAAGGACTGGTTCTTCTTCATCTGCGGAAAAAAGGAGATGATCGGGCAGATGACAGCTCTCCTTGGCTCCATCGGAGTTGATGCAGAGCATATCAAGATTGAGAAGTGGAATTGAGGCTGCCGCCTCTCAGGTACGTTTAAATAATCCGCTCCGTTCTAGAACCTGATGGAGCATATCGACTATTTCGAGGGAACGCTTCAGCTGAGGGATGTCACTAAGGCTCACCTTGATTTTGTCCTGGCGCAGACTACAAAAGACAAGAGAGCTAGGATTGCCTCGCTCAAGAAAGTGAAGGGCGGTTATGACCTGCAATTCTCATCAAACAAATACCTCCGCCAGATGGGAAGGCTCCTTGTAGCAAAATACCAGGGCGAACTTAAGGAATCAGTGCGCCTCTTCTCCAGAAACCGGCTGACGCAAAAGGACATCTACCGCCTTACAGTGATGTTCAGGCCGCTCGCATTCAAGAAAGGAGACGCCATCATATACAAAGGAGAGCACTGCACCATTGTTGCTGTTGGGAGCCACATTCTGGCAAAGCCAATGTCAGGAAGGAAAATCCGGATCAGGTTCTCAGAGCAGCAGGCTATAAGGCGCGATTCCTGTACTCATCAATAATCCTGGCAAAGTTGGGCATAGCATTGACCTCCCGATCAATGCTCGCCTTGTCGGCTGATGCAAAATGCACATCTTCCGTAAGGCTGAACTTTGCGGCATCCAGGACAGTCATGCCTTCGAGCTTCTTCGGCTTTCTGGCAATAATAAGGACATTCATCTGCCTGAGCCGCTCGATCAGCTCGCTGCTTTGGCTGGCCATATCCTCCACCAGGAGAATGTCCTTTTCCTGTATCTTGAGGAATTCCTTGGCTTCAAACTCCCTTCGTGTAAGGTTGCTGACCTTCTTCACAAGAACCATTCTGTTCAGCCCTGAGATGAACTCCATCAGCCTTCCAATGTGCTTCCTGCTGTCCTCGATCTGCCGTTCTTTTTTCCTGATGATCGTTTCAAGCGAGCGTATCCTGGCATCCTTGTATGCGAGAAGGCTGTCCGGAACTGGTTTTCTGATGCGCCACGTCCTCCTCCTCTTCAGCCGCTGCTCAATCTCTCTCTGATGCTCCTTAAGCAGGCTGTTCTCCCTCTTGAGGGATTCCAAGGCTTTTCGCATATGGTTGGTCCGTTCAATCCTGATCTCTCTTCCTGCAATGGCCTCAGGCTTTTCAGACAGGCCGGAGAGGCATGCCTCCACATTCTTGTCATCCAGGAGAATCTGCTCTGCTATGGTCTCAAAGGATTCGATCCTCTCCTGCTTTTCAAGAACAGACCGGATCTTCCGCAGCAGCGGAGAAATATGCTTATAGGCAAACAGGCTTGAAGCTAGGGCATCGAGCTGGTGCTGCGAGGCAGTCTTAAATCCCCTGCAGAGCTCTCTCTTCTCCAGCACCTTGAGATCTTCCCTTGGCGCGATGATCTTTGCTCCTGTGCTTGCAGCAAACTTCTCTATGAACTTCGGAATCTGCCGCTTGTCTGTCGCAGCGATGATAGGCTTCCCAAAGGGGATGATGTGCGCTATAAGC from Candidatus Nanoarchaeia archaeon encodes the following:
- a CDS encoding FAD-dependent oxidoreductase, producing the protein PELKKYFFTLEKPLGFTPGQFVTIRFKDNPLTRSFSIASIPGAEELELAIKTEGEFTQRLEKAGIGEEFILKGPLGSFTAKPEMKKICFLAGGIGYTPFKSIIFSEAKQKSQRQLCLIYSARTHKEICDKAAFEHLAKSYNRFKFVKCVTREPEFHEPATYNKRIDKEIIKTELPEYKDWFFFICGKKEMIGQMTALLGSIGVDAEHIKIEKWN
- a CDS encoding NMD3-related protein, which encodes MEHIDYFEGTLQLRDVTKAHLDFVLAQTTKDKRARIASLKKVKGGYDLQFSSNKYLRQMGRLLVAKYQGELKESVRLFSRNRLTQKDIYRLTVMFRPLAFKKGDAIIYKGEHCTIVAVGSHILAKPMSGRKIRIRFSEQQAIRRDSCTHQ
- a CDS encoding DUF460 domain-containing protein, which produces MKPLLIGIDPGTTVGVSVLDMQGRVIEVSSSKELSLPKLIAHIIPFGKPIIAATDKRQIPKFIEKFAASTGAKIIAPREDLKVLEKRELCRGFKTASQHQLDALASSLFAYKHISPLLRKIRSVLEKQERIESFETIAEQILLDDKNVEACLSGLSEKPEAIAGREIRIERTNHMRKALESLKRENSLLKEHQREIEQRLKRRRTWRIRKPVPDSLLAYKDARIRSLETIIRKKERQIEDSRKHIGRLMEFISGLNRMVLVKKVSNLTRREFEAKEFLKIQEKDILLVEDMASQSSELIERLRQMNVLIIARKPKKLEGMTVLDAAKFSLTEDVHFASADKASIDREVNAMPNFARIIDEYRNRAL